A single region of the Brassica rapa cultivar Chiifu-401-42 chromosome A03, CAAS_Brap_v3.01, whole genome shotgun sequence genome encodes:
- the LOC103856020 gene encoding ADP,ATP carrier protein 2, mitochondrial: MVEQTQQPTIFQKASGQILRSGVSQDIHGYASGFQRRATYGNYSNAAFQYPLAASSRIVATTSPVFVQAPGEKGFSSFAIDFLMGGVSAAVSKTAAAPIERVKLLIQNQDEMLKAGRLSEPYKGIGDCFGRTIKDEGFGSLWRGNTANVIRYFPTQALNFAFKDYFKRLFNFKKDKDGYWKWFAGNLGSGGAAGASSLLFVYSLDYARTRLANDSKAAKKGGERQFNGLVDVYKKTLKSDGIAGLYRGFNISCVGIIVYRGLYFGLYDSLKPLLPADLQDSFFASFALGWLITNGAGLASYPIDTVRRRMMMTSGEAVKYKSSMDAFQQILKKEGPKSLFKGAGANILRAIAGAGVLSGYDKLQLLLLGKKYGSGSG; the protein is encoded by the exons ATGGTTGAACAGACTCAGCAGCCCACGATTTTCCAGAAGGCTTCTGGCCAGATCTTGCGTTCCGGTGTTTcccaggacatccatggctacGCATCTGGTTTCCAGAGGCGTGCAACGTACGGAAACTACTCCAACGCTGCGTTCCAGTACCCTCTTGCGGCCAGTTCCAGGATTGTGGCGACTACTTCCCCTGTGTTCGTCCAGGCTCCAGGAGAGAAAGGATTCTCTAGCTTTGCTATTGATTTCTTGATGGGTGGTGTTTCCGCTGCTGTGTCCAAGACCGCTGCTGCTCCTATTGAGCGTGTCAAGCTTTTGATTCAGAATCAGGATGAGATGCTTAAGGCTGGTAGGCTCTCTGAGCCTTATAAGGGTATTGGTGACTGTTTCGGCAGGACCATTAAGGATGAGGGATTTGGTTCTTTGTGGAGAGGAAACACTGCTAACGTTATCCGTTACTTCCCCACTCAG GCCTTGAACTTTGCGTTCAAAGATTATTTCAAGAGGCTTTTCAACTTCAAGAAGGACAAGGATGGCTACTGGAAGTGGTTTGCTGGTAACTTGGGATCTGGAGGTGCTGCTGGTGCTTCTTCACTTCTCTTTGTGTACTCTCTTGACTATGCACGTACCCGTCTCGCCAATGACTCCAAGGCAGCCAAGAAGGGAGGTGAAAGGCAGTTCAATGGTCTTGTCGATGTCTACAAGAAGACCCTCAAGTCTGATGGTATCGCTGGACTTTACCGTGGATTCAACATCTCCTGTGTTGGTATCATCGTCTACCGTGGTCTCTACTTTGGACTCTACGACTCTTTGAAGCCTCTCCTCCCTGCTGACCTCCAG GACAGCTTCTTCGCTAGCTTTGCCCTTGGATGGCTCATCACCAACGGAGCTGGTCTTGCATCCTACCCCATTGACACTGTTCGTAGAAGAATGATGATGACGTCAGGTGAAGCCGTGAAGTACAAGAGTTCCATGGATGCCTTCCAGCAGATTCTCAAGAAGGAAGGACCCAAGTCACTCTTCAAGGGTGCTGGTGCCAACATCCTGCGTGCCATTGCTGGTGCTGGTGTGCTCTCTGGATACGACAAGCTCCAGTTACTTCTTCTCGGAAAGAAGTACGGATCTGGATCTGGTTAA
- the LOC103856021 gene encoding hydroxyproline O-arabinosyltransferase 3, producing MGKASSLLLFLLGFGFFVVTYNLMTLIVHNRSGSVSSPLLDPVVQMPNRKAKTSSPAPFHVALTATDAPYNKWQCRIMYYWYKQKKALPGSDMGGFTRILHSGNRDNLMDEIPTFVVDPLPPGLDRGYVVLNRPWAFVQWLERATIEEDYVLMAEPDHVFVNPLPNLAVGGYPAAFPFFYITPEKYENIVRKYYPVEMGPVSNIDPIGNSPVIISKESLENIAPTWMNVSLTMKNDPDTDKAFGWVLEMYGYAVASALHGVRHILRKDFMLQPPWDLSTKGKFIIHYTYGCDYNMKGELTYGKIGEWRFDKRSHLRGPPPRNISMPPPGVPESVVTLVKMVNEATANIPNWETL from the exons ATGGGAAAAGCATCCTCTCTGCTTCTCTTTCTGTTAGGTTTCGGTTTCTTTGTTGTCACATACAATCTTATGACCCTTATAGTCCACAATAGATCTGGTAGTGTGAGTAGTCCGCTTCTAGATCCCGTTGTTCAGATGCCTAACAGAAAGGCCAAGACTTCTTCTCCTGCGCCCTTTCACGTTGCCTTGACAGCTACCGACGCTCCTTATAACAAGTGGCAGTGTCGTATTATGTATTATTGGTATAAGCAGAAGAAAGCTCTTCCTGGTTCTGACATGGGAGGGTTCACTCGCATTTTGCATTCTGGGAATCGTGATAACTTGATGGATGAGATACCGACGTTTGTTGTTGACCCTCTTCCTCCAGGTCTTGATAGG GGGTATGTTGTGTTAAATAGACCGTGGGCGTTTGTGCAATGGCTTGAAAGAGCTACCATCGAGGAAGA CTATGTGCTGATGGCAGAGCCTGATCATGTATTTGTTAACCCTCTTCCCAACTTGGCTGTTGGAGGATACCCAGCCGCTTTTCCGTTTTTCTATATTACGCCTGAAAAGTACGAGAACATTGTCAGAAAGTATTATCCTGTGGAGATGGGCCCGGTATCGAACATCGATCCCATAGGCAATTCTCCTGTTATTATAAGCAAG GAATCACTTGAAAATATTGCTCCTACATGGATGAATGTCTCTCTAACAATGAAAAATGATCCAGATACTGATAAGGCTTTTGGATGGGTGTTGGAAAT GTACGGTTACGCAGTTGCCTCTGCTCTGCATGGGGTGAGGCACATACTTAGAAAGGACTTCATGCTTCAG CCTCCATGGGATTTGTCTACCAAGGGCAAGTTTATCATCCATTACACTTACGGATGCGACTACAACATGAAG GGTGAGCTGACATATGGCAAAATAGGAGAGTGGCGTTTTGATAAGAGATCACATCTACGAGGTCCTCCTCCGAGGAACATTTCCATGCCGCCTCCCGGTGTTCCAGAAAGTGTg GTGACTCTAGTGAAGATGGTGAATGAAGCTACAGCAAATATCCCTAATTGGGAAACTCTCTAA